The Deinococcus radiopugnans ATCC 19172 genome window below encodes:
- a CDS encoding allantoate amidohydrolase translates to MTAESRLALTSETVQALSQKIMDACAALACYTEVEGETNRPFLCPTTRQVHEYLTRWADELGMTTHEDAAGNLRSHLAGPTPDAPTLYLGSHLDTVPNAGAYDGILGVVMGYAMLEAVRGQTLPYAVEVVGFSEEEGVRYGVPFIGSRALVGTVDDMLELCDAAGQSVRDAITEYGLNVEDIGEARYKGRALGYFEIHAEQGPVLQDAGASLGVVEGIAGQNRFILNFVGQASHAGTTPMNLRRDALAAAARFAVAAEDVARATPGLVATVGVMGALPGAMNVIPGEAHCTLDIRHAKDEVRLKALQHLLDTAQSVSQERGVTVTITPKLEERATPMSDSFKALLHRAAEAEGLPHPELVSGAGHDAMIMAAHMPSAMLFVRSPNALSHHPDELVLVEDVADALRLSVRFLHLLAEENA, encoded by the coding sequence ATGACCGCTGAATCCCGCCTTGCCCTGACCTCTGAAACCGTCCAGGCGCTGAGCCAGAAAATCATGGACGCCTGCGCCGCGCTGGCCTGCTACACGGAAGTGGAGGGCGAAACCAACCGTCCCTTCCTCTGCCCCACCACGCGCCAGGTGCATGAGTACCTGACGCGCTGGGCCGACGAGCTGGGCATGACCACCCATGAAGACGCCGCCGGAAACCTGCGCTCGCACCTGGCCGGGCCGACGCCCGACGCGCCGACGCTGTACCTCGGTTCCCACCTCGACACCGTGCCGAACGCGGGCGCGTACGACGGGATTCTGGGCGTGGTGATGGGCTACGCCATGCTGGAGGCGGTGCGGGGGCAGACGCTGCCCTACGCGGTGGAAGTGGTGGGCTTCTCGGAGGAGGAGGGTGTGCGCTACGGCGTGCCGTTTATCGGCAGTCGGGCGCTGGTGGGCACCGTGGACGACATGCTGGAACTGTGCGACGCGGCGGGCCAGAGCGTGCGCGACGCCATCACCGAGTACGGCCTGAACGTGGAGGACATCGGCGAGGCGCGCTACAAGGGCCGGGCGCTGGGTTACTTCGAGATTCACGCCGAGCAGGGGCCGGTGTTGCAGGACGCGGGCGCGTCGCTGGGCGTGGTGGAGGGCATCGCGGGCCAGAACCGCTTCATCCTGAATTTTGTGGGGCAGGCATCGCACGCCGGAACCACCCCCATGAACCTGCGCCGCGACGCGCTGGCCGCCGCCGCCCGCTTCGCCGTGGCCGCCGAGGACGTGGCCCGCGCCACCCCCGGCCTTGTCGCCACCGTGGGTGTGATGGGGGCGCTCCCCGGTGCCATGAACGTGATCCCCGGCGAGGCCCACTGCACCCTGGACATCCGCCACGCGAAGGATGAAGTCAGGCTGAAAGCGTTACAACACCTGCTGGACACCGCCCAGTCCGTTTCCCAGGAACGCGGCGTCACCGTGACCATCACGCCCAAGCTGGAGGAGCGGGCCACGCCGATGTCCGACTCTTTCAAGGCGCTGCTGCACCGCGCTGCCGAGGCCGAAGGGCTGCCCCACCCCGAACTGGTCAGCGGCGCGGGCCACGACGCCATGATCATGGCCGCGCACATGCCCTCGGCCATGCTGTTCGTGCGCTCGCCCAACGCGCTTAGCCACCACCCCGACGAGCTGGTGCTGGTGGAGGACGTGGCCGACGCCCTGCGCCTGAGCGTGCGCTTCCTGCACCTGCTGGCGGAAGAGAACGCATGA
- a CDS encoding allantoinase, whose product MTFDLIIRGGTLVTPKGERRADLGISAGQIAEVSEEITAGGKELNASGLHVFPGVVDAHVHFNEPGRTHWEGFETGSRALAAGGGTAFLDMPLNSSPPVLGRAEFEAKREIGEQKSLVDFGLWGGLTPLNLDRLDELAEAGVIAFKAFMSHSGLEEFPAADDLTLLEGMRTARKHGLLVGTHAESNELTRGLTEQVRAGGHKGVRDYLDSRPVLAELEAVTRALLFAEETGAALHLVHMSSGRAVALAFEAKTRGVDVTIETCPHYLHFTDEDVERVGAALKCAPPLRSRDVQDNLWQELLAGHIDIVGSDHSPAPPDMKTSDDFFALWGGISGAQSTLNVLLTDGYGQRKLPLEAVAALSALNPARRFGLPNKGRLDVGADADLALVRLDETFTLTELHDRWRQNPFGGQDYRGRVTHTLSRGRVVYADGKFDDGVRGRLLRPGA is encoded by the coding sequence ATGACCTTTGATCTGATCATTCGCGGTGGCACCCTGGTCACGCCGAAGGGAGAGCGCCGCGCAGACCTGGGCATCAGCGCCGGCCAGATCGCGGAAGTCTCGGAAGAGATCACGGCAGGCGGCAAGGAGTTGAACGCCTCCGGCCTGCACGTCTTCCCCGGCGTGGTGGACGCGCACGTTCACTTCAACGAGCCGGGCCGCACCCACTGGGAAGGCTTCGAGACCGGTTCACGGGCGTTGGCGGCAGGTGGCGGTACGGCCTTTCTGGACATGCCCCTCAACTCCTCGCCCCCGGTGCTGGGCCGCGCCGAGTTTGAGGCCAAGCGCGAAATAGGCGAGCAGAAGTCGCTGGTGGATTTCGGGCTGTGGGGCGGGCTGACCCCCCTCAATCTGGATCGTCTGGACGAACTGGCCGAGGCCGGGGTGATCGCCTTCAAAGCCTTCATGAGCCACAGCGGGCTGGAGGAATTTCCGGCGGCGGATGACCTGACGCTGCTGGAGGGGATGCGGACGGCCAGGAAACACGGCCTGCTTGTTGGCACCCACGCCGAGAGCAACGAGCTGACGCGCGGCCTGACCGAACAGGTGCGGGCGGGAGGCCACAAGGGCGTGCGCGATTACCTGGACAGCCGCCCGGTGCTGGCCGAACTGGAAGCCGTGACCCGCGCCCTGCTGTTCGCCGAGGAAACCGGGGCAGCGCTGCACCTCGTCCACATGAGCAGCGGGCGGGCGGTGGCGCTGGCCTTCGAGGCCAAAACGCGCGGCGTGGACGTGACCATCGAAACCTGCCCCCATTACCTCCACTTCACCGACGAGGACGTGGAGCGCGTGGGCGCGGCCCTGAAATGCGCGCCGCCGCTGCGTTCACGGGACGTGCAGGACAACTTGTGGCAGGAATTGCTGGCCGGACACATCGACATCGTGGGTTCGGATCACTCGCCCGCACCACCGGACATGAAGACCAGCGACGACTTTTTCGCGCTGTGGGGCGGCATCAGCGGGGCGCAGAGTACGCTGAACGTGCTGCTGACCGACGGGTACGGCCAGCGCAAGCTGCCGCTGGAAGCCGTCGCCGCCCTGAGCGCCCTGAACCCCGCCCGCCGCTTTGGCCTGCCGAACAAGGGCCGCCTGGACGTGGGGGCCGACGCCGATCTGGCCCTGGTGCGCCTGGACGAAACCTTCACCCTGACCGAACTGCATGACCGCTGGAGGCAGAACCCCTTCGGCGGCCAGGATTACCGGGGCCGCGTCACACACACGCTGTCGCGGGGGCGAGTGGTCTATGCGGACGGCAAGTTTGACGACGGCGTGCGGGGGCGGTTGCTGCGGCCTGGGGCGTAA
- the allE gene encoding (S)-ureidoglycine aminohydrolase yields the protein MKHLGATRSALENAHAVITPETFVRTALAEWPGSQIVLHIAPVIGTRARFVQFTAEMPAGASAKESAHGYQRFAFVQSGEVEADVDGEKRTLKEYDYVYVPAGVTHTLTASTDARVSVFEKPYEAVDGVKAPGVSWGNERENPGYAFEGDDHLIARKLLPDEPAFDFMVSTMSFAPGASLPYTEVHYMEHGLLMLEGEGLYKLQQTYYPVTKGDVIWMGAHCPQWYGALGREWSKYLLYKDMNRHPLAMLGCGL from the coding sequence ATGAAACACCTCGGAGCCACGCGCAGCGCGCTGGAAAACGCCCACGCCGTCATCACCCCCGAAACCTTCGTCCGTACCGCCCTGGCCGAGTGGCCGGGCAGCCAGATCGTGCTGCACATCGCGCCCGTCATCGGTACCCGCGCCCGCTTCGTGCAGTTCACGGCGGAGATGCCCGCCGGGGCCAGCGCCAAAGAGTCCGCGCACGGCTACCAGCGCTTCGCCTTCGTGCAAAGCGGTGAGGTGGAGGCTGATGTGGACGGCGAGAAGCGCACGCTGAAGGAATACGACTACGTGTACGTTCCGGCAGGCGTGACGCACACCCTGACCGCCAGCACCGACGCCCGCGTTTCCGTGTTCGAGAAGCCCTACGAGGCGGTGGACGGCGTCAAGGCGCCCGGCGTGTCCTGGGGCAACGAGCGCGAGAATCCCGGCTACGCCTTCGAGGGCGACGACCACCTGATCGCCCGCAAGCTGCTGCCCGACGAACCAGCCTTCGACTTCATGGTCAGCACCATGAGCTTCGCGCCAGGGGCCAGCCTGCCGTACACCGAGGTGCATTACATGGAACACGGCCTGCTGATGCTGGAAGGCGAGGGCCTGTACAAGCTCCAGCAGACGTACTACCCGGTCACGAAGGGCGACGTGATCTGGATGGGCGCGCACTGCCCGCAGTGGTACGGCGCGCTGGGCCGCGAGTGGAGCAAATACCTGCTGTACAAGGACATGAACCGGCATCCGCTGGCAATGCTGGGCTGCGGCCTCTGA
- a CDS encoding NAD-dependent malic enzyme, translating into MSQTTQPLTDHYDVKRDSDGHRYLHPLVTGFNLTRIPLLNKGTAFTEDERQKLNLDGLLAPQIDTLDVLAERLYADYVKIEDTLERHVFLRGLQDRNEVLFYALLAAHVEEMLPIVYTPTVGLAVQKFSQIYRYARGLTLSTNNIDRAKQALSNVPLNDVRIIVATDSSAILGIGDQGFGGMAISIGKLSLYTVAGGVGPDKTLPVELDVGTGRADLRDDPSYLGVKHDRLKGEEYLRFVDRFVEATLERFPKAIIQWEDFSKDTAFMVLERYRRVVPSFNDDIQGTGAVVLAGVLNACRLKGETLAEQRVVVSGAGAGGAGVAAAIREGMRREGLSPEDIAGRVFVLDSRGLLTDDRAMEDYKKSLATPKVLTEGWAGTGLLDVIREGKATVLLGLSGVPDTFDEEVVKAAMANTPRPLVFPLSNPTANCEALPEDVLRWSGGAALVATGSPFDPVELNGETYPIGQGNNAFIFPGLGFGAILARVREITDEMVTESAYALAAYTQRLHPGRTFPPVSELADASLEVAVAVIKQALKDGVATEFSIRGLNDDELLDVVKAKFWQPKYLPFRVE; encoded by the coding sequence ATGTCCCAGACCACCCAACCCCTGACCGATCACTACGACGTCAAGCGCGACTCAGACGGCCACCGCTACCTGCACCCGCTGGTGACCGGCTTCAACCTGACCCGCATTCCGCTGCTGAACAAGGGCACGGCCTTCACGGAGGACGAGCGCCAGAAGCTGAATCTCGACGGCCTGCTGGCCCCGCAGATCGACACGCTGGACGTGCTGGCCGAGCGCCTGTACGCCGATTACGTCAAGATTGAGGACACGCTGGAACGCCACGTCTTTCTGCGTGGCCTGCAAGACCGCAACGAGGTGCTGTTCTACGCGCTGCTGGCCGCGCATGTGGAAGAAATGCTGCCCATCGTCTACACGCCCACCGTGGGTCTGGCGGTGCAGAAATTCAGCCAGATTTACCGTTACGCGCGTGGCCTGACCCTCAGCACCAATAACATTGACCGGGCCAAACAGGCGCTGTCGAACGTGCCGCTGAACGACGTGCGGATCATCGTCGCCACCGACAGCAGCGCGATTCTGGGCATCGGGGATCAGGGCTTTGGCGGCATGGCGATCAGCATCGGTAAGCTGTCCCTGTACACCGTGGCGGGCGGCGTCGGCCCTGACAAGACGCTGCCGGTGGAGCTGGATGTGGGCACGGGCCGCGCGGATTTGCGCGACGATCCCTCCTACCTGGGCGTCAAGCATGACCGCCTGAAGGGCGAGGAGTACCTGCGCTTCGTGGACCGGTTTGTGGAGGCCACCCTGGAGCGCTTTCCCAAGGCCATCATCCAGTGGGAGGACTTCTCCAAGGACACCGCCTTCATGGTGCTGGAACGCTATCGCCGGGTGGTGCCGAGCTTCAACGACGACATCCAGGGCACTGGGGCGGTGGTGCTGGCCGGGGTGCTGAATGCCTGCCGCCTCAAGGGCGAGACGCTGGCCGAGCAGCGCGTGGTGGTCAGCGGCGCGGGCGCGGGCGGGGCTGGCGTCGCCGCCGCCATCCGCGAGGGCATGCGGCGCGAGGGGCTGAGTCCCGAGGACATCGCGGGGCGCGTCTTCGTGCTGGACTCGCGCGGCCTGCTGACCGATGACCGCGCCATGGAAGATTACAAGAAGTCGCTGGCGACGCCCAAGGTGTTGACCGAGGGCTGGGCCGGCACTGGCCTGTTGGACGTGATTCGCGAGGGCAAGGCCACCGTGCTGCTGGGCCTGTCCGGCGTGCCCGACACCTTCGACGAGGAAGTGGTGAAGGCCGCGATGGCGAACACGCCGCGCCCCCTGGTCTTCCCGCTGTCCAACCCCACCGCCAACTGCGAGGCGCTGCCCGAAGACGTGCTGCGCTGGAGTGGTGGCGCGGCCCTCGTCGCCACTGGCAGCCCCTTTGACCCCGTTGAACTGAACGGTGAGACTTATCCCATCGGACAGGGCAACAACGCGTTTATCTTTCCGGGGTTGGGCTTCGGCGCGATCCTGGCCCGCGTGCGCGAGATCACCGACGAGATGGTCACCGAGTCCGCCTACGCGCTGGCCGCCTACACCCAGCGGCTGCACCCGGGCCGCACCTTCCCGCCCGTCTCGGAACTGGCCGACGCCAGCCTGGAAGTCGCCGTGGCCGTGATCAAGCAGGCGCTGAAGGACGGCGTCGCCACCGAGTTCAGCATCCGTGGCCTGAACGACGACGAGCTGCTGGACGTGGTCAAGGCCAAGTTCTGGCAGCCCAAGTACCTGCCGTTCAGGGTGGAATAA
- a CDS encoding YhgE/Pip domain-containing protein: MSRLIQDFKILTPAERSLWRHPMMWLSAAAIAVVPLLYAGIYLGSAIDPYGNLKNLPVALVNLDKGTQSRGETVRLGAEVVDDLRADPKFNYLSYPSEAAAQEAVRRGDAYFSLTLPRDFSAKAVEGDSSSHGLLKFYVSEGGSYFASRVASTFADTLSDELNRTLGENRWEVVGDSLKDVQKGFADIRTATGKLRDGAATLEDGTKALKDGATELATGAKAAANGGAQLTEGAKSLSSGVGRLTDGSAQLSSGLRQLEAAAPGQAQLAPLQTGVGQLQSGTAQLSAGLTQLSDGASALSAGAKSANAGAAQLAGGSKELASKLPQLQTGLGQLSDGADQLSTGAKAANAGAGKVAAGNKQLAGGLKELSGGLQQATDGANKLNQGAAELATGTKTLNESVKDQALLPGELKGGIAQINSGATGVHAGSNSLSNALPKLADGAQKAAVSAGQLATGANDLAAGTAKVQSGAASLATGLKDASAASAAAVKGARQLSAGAVQLTTGTAQLQSGAATLAQKSNEAAKGAAELSAGATSLQGGVNTLVDGNLKIKDALGQITAQLPAQGDLNNLENGASTLAQKSGELRNGLNTLSRGATKLQTGATDLDAGAVKLRDGLDTLYSKIPADTEGLGGDPAGLSASVLPVTEKFAPVKNNGAGFAPYFMALSLWVGVTLTTFIFPYSQLPRSGRGTSQFARMLRKAAVPAALVCVQALLVVWGVHALGVEFLHPAQVIATALASSLTFLTLVLALIFLFGAAGRLIALVLLVLQLAASGGSYPVELSPPFFGAIHNFVPVTQSVNAFRHALSGAFQGSYVTFMLVLLGIAVLSVGAGLLGRRRWEVVADEDFKPLITSPLVSEEVHHEREELARG; encoded by the coding sequence ATGTCCAGACTGATCCAAGACTTCAAAATCCTGACCCCCGCCGAGCGCAGCCTGTGGCGTCACCCCATGATGTGGCTGTCCGCCGCTGCCATCGCGGTGGTGCCGCTGCTGTACGCGGGCATCTACCTGGGCAGCGCCATCGATCCCTACGGCAACCTGAAGAACTTGCCGGTGGCGCTGGTCAATCTGGACAAGGGCACGCAGAGCCGGGGCGAGACCGTGCGGCTGGGCGCGGAAGTCGTGGACGATCTGCGCGCCGATCCCAAATTCAACTACCTGAGCTACCCCAGCGAGGCCGCCGCCCAGGAGGCCGTGCGACGCGGCGACGCCTACTTCTCGCTGACCCTGCCCCGCGATTTCAGTGCGAAGGCGGTGGAGGGGGACAGCTCCAGCCACGGCCTGCTGAAGTTCTACGTCTCGGAGGGTGGCAGCTACTTCGCCAGCCGCGTGGCGTCCACCTTCGCGGACACCCTGAGCGACGAATTGAACCGCACGCTGGGCGAGAACCGCTGGGAGGTGGTGGGCGACTCGCTGAAAGACGTGCAGAAGGGCTTCGCCGACATTCGCACGGCGACAGGGAAACTGCGCGACGGCGCGGCAACCCTGGAGGACGGCACGAAAGCGCTCAAGGATGGTGCGACTGAGCTGGCCACTGGCGCGAAAGCTGCGGCGAATGGCGGCGCACAGCTCACAGAAGGTGCGAAATCGCTGTCTTCCGGCGTCGGCAGACTCACGGACGGCAGCGCCCAACTCTCCAGCGGTCTGCGCCAGTTGGAGGCGGCCGCGCCCGGCCAGGCCCAGCTCGCACCACTCCAGACTGGCGTGGGACAGCTTCAGAGCGGGACGGCGCAGTTGTCGGCCGGACTGACTCAACTCTCGGACGGAGCCTCAGCGCTGTCGGCCGGGGCGAAAAGTGCGAATGCCGGCGCGGCGCAACTGGCGGGCGGAAGCAAAGAATTGGCTTCCAAACTTCCTCAGCTTCAGACTGGGTTGGGCCAGCTTTCAGACGGGGCGGATCAGCTCTCGACTGGGGCAAAAGCGGCCAACGCCGGGGCCGGGAAAGTGGCGGCCGGGAATAAGCAGCTTGCGGGTGGCCTCAAGGAGTTGTCGGGCGGCCTCCAGCAGGCCACAGATGGGGCCAACAAGCTGAACCAGGGCGCCGCCGAACTCGCCACCGGCACCAAGACCCTGAATGAGTCGGTGAAGGATCAGGCGCTGTTGCCCGGCGAACTCAAGGGCGGTATCGCGCAGATCAACAGCGGGGCCACGGGGGTTCACGCGGGCAGCAACAGCCTGAGCAACGCGCTGCCCAAACTGGCCGACGGGGCGCAGAAAGCGGCCGTCAGTGCCGGACAGCTGGCGACGGGGGCGAACGATCTGGCAGCGGGGACGGCCAAAGTGCAAAGCGGGGCCGCCTCTCTTGCCACGGGGTTGAAGGATGCCTCCGCTGCCTCCGCCGCTGCTGTGAAAGGCGCGCGGCAGCTCAGCGCCGGGGCCGTGCAGCTCACGACGGGCACGGCGCAACTTCAGAGCGGGGCGGCGACACTGGCCCAGAAATCCAATGAGGCGGCAAAGGGGGCGGCTGAGCTGAGTGCGGGGGCTACCTCTCTGCAAGGTGGCGTGAATACCCTTGTTGACGGCAACCTCAAGATCAAGGACGCGCTGGGGCAGATCACCGCGCAATTGCCCGCGCAGGGCGATCTGAACAACCTGGAAAATGGTGCGTCCACCCTGGCCCAGAAATCCGGCGAGCTGAGGAATGGCCTGAACACCCTGAGCCGTGGGGCCACCAAACTCCAGACCGGGGCGACGGATCTGGACGCCGGGGCTGTCAAGCTGCGCGACGGATTGGACACCCTCTACAGCAAGATTCCCGCCGACACCGAGGGCCTGGGCGGTGATCCGGCGGGCCTCAGCGCCAGCGTGCTGCCCGTGACCGAGAAGTTCGCCCCGGTCAAGAACAACGGGGCCGGATTCGCGCCGTATTTCATGGCCCTGAGCCTGTGGGTGGGCGTCACGCTGACCACCTTCATCTTTCCGTACAGCCAGTTGCCCCGCAGTGGACGCGGCACCTCGCAGTTCGCGCGGATGCTGCGCAAGGCCGCTGTTCCCGCTGCGCTGGTCTGCGTGCAGGCGCTGCTGGTGGTCTGGGGCGTGCACGCGCTGGGGGTGGAGTTCCTGCACCCGGCGCAGGTGATCGCCACGGCGCTGGCCTCCAGCCTGACCTTCTTGACGCTGGTGCTGGCGCTGATCTTCCTGTTCGGCGCGGCGGGGCGGCTGATCGCCCTGGTGCTGCTGGTGCTGCAACTCGCGGCGTCGGGGGGCAGCTACCCGGTGGAACTCTCGCCGCCCTTTTTCGGGGCCATCCACAACTTCGTGCCGGTCACGCAGAGCGTCAACGCCTTCCGCCACGCCCTGAGCGGCGCGTTCCAGGGCAGTTACGTCACCTTCATGCTGGTGCTGCTGGGCATCGCCGTCCTGAGCGTCGGCGCGGGCCTGCTGGGCCGCCGCCGCTGGGAGGTGGTGGCCGACGAGGACTTCAAACCGCTGATCACCTCGCCCCTGGTGTCGGAGGAAGTGCATCACGAGCGGGAGGAGCTGGCGCGGGGGTAA
- a CDS encoding TetR/AcrR family transcriptional regulator — translation MTASSLPPRRLSAENRREQILEMAAALFIDRGFEAVGMNDIARELQTSRPTVYTYFTSTEDMLRALLRERLPAMWEQLRPILPTSGEFQADTFSALFLALLHERELLLLLHSGGGPIFREQRGHFLQQLGEWIEPYRRAESRQPQVLHLITLLLEAAAVEAVRAVRDDAELAAQARTIGQFIAAGVAVTGKEG, via the coding sequence ATGACGGCCTCTTCCCTGCCCCCCCGCCGCCTGAGTGCGGAAAACCGCCGTGAACAGATTCTGGAGATGGCGGCGGCACTGTTCATCGATAGGGGGTTCGAGGCGGTGGGCATGAACGACATCGCCCGCGAGTTGCAGACCTCGCGGCCCACGGTGTACACCTATTTCACGTCCACCGAGGACATGTTGCGCGCCCTGCTGCGGGAACGCCTGCCGGCCATGTGGGAGCAGTTGCGGCCCATCCTGCCCACCTCCGGCGAATTCCAGGCCGACACGTTCAGCGCGCTGTTCCTGGCGCTGCTGCACGAGCGCGAGTTGCTGCTGCTGCTGCACAGCGGCGGCGGCCCGATCTTCCGCGAGCAACGCGGGCACTTTCTACAACAACTGGGCGAGTGGATCGAACCATACCGGCGAGCGGAGTCCAGGCAGCCCCAGGTTCTGCACCTGATCACGCTGCTGCTGGAAGCGGCGGCGGTGGAGGCCGTGCGGGCCGTGCGAGACGACGCGGAGCTGGCGGCGCAGGCACGGACGATAGGCCAGTTCATCGCGGCAGGCGTGGCGGTCACGGGCAAAGAGGGCTGA
- a CDS encoding AAA family ATPase gives MNLTDLSNLLHTVWTELIETARHTLATNELAQGGLLIGLLSAAAMSARALPGQLLSQLERRWTVTLDIQGDDPAFPWLAAWLAAQPVGRHLRHLGVITRFNEQMGGHNVTIGTDRDGDEITARLVPLSGAALLRFRGHWMLAYPQRTERQGQNHQGLGFTHSLTFRMLSGARPVIAELLREAYDLTAGRSDGRVEIYVPEYQGWKLVERRAARPLGSLIYADGLLENLHADLGSFFEDREWYADLGIPYRRGYLLHGPPGNGKSSLVSALAGASGLNVCVLNLATPDLSDDRLTALLGELPRRALLLLEDIDAVFLGREPRTPSVKLSFNGLLNALDGVAAGEGGRVTFMTTNDLAGLDAALIRPGRADRHVLIGNATQAQVAGMLRRFWPHWTVTEAEQLAAHVPGGVLSMARVQEYLLERRTDEVRVRRDWAELVGETDPTVAAGCCPTRLRLLTG, from the coding sequence ATGAACCTCACTGACCTTTCCAACCTTCTTCACACCGTCTGGACCGAGCTGATCGAGACGGCACGGCACACGCTGGCGACCAATGAACTGGCGCAGGGTGGCCTGCTGATCGGCCTGCTGAGCGCGGCGGCCATGTCCGCCCGTGCGCTGCCGGGGCAACTGCTCTCGCAGCTGGAGCGCCGGTGGACCGTCACGCTGGACATTCAGGGCGACGATCCGGCCTTTCCGTGGCTGGCCGCGTGGCTGGCGGCGCAACCGGTGGGCCGTCATCTGCGGCATCTGGGCGTGATCACGCGCTTCAATGAGCAGATGGGCGGTCATAACGTCACCATCGGCACGGACCGCGACGGCGACGAGATCACCGCCCGCCTCGTTCCGCTGAGCGGCGCGGCGCTGCTGCGCTTCCGGGGCCACTGGATGCTGGCGTACCCGCAGCGCACCGAGCGGCAGGGGCAGAACCACCAGGGCCTGGGCTTCACCCATAGCTTGACCTTCCGGATGCTGTCCGGGGCGCGTCCGGTGATTGCCGAGCTGCTGCGCGAGGCCTACGACCTGACGGCAGGCCGCAGTGACGGGCGCGTCGAAATCTACGTGCCCGAGTACCAGGGCTGGAAACTGGTGGAACGCCGGGCCGCCCGTCCGCTGGGCAGCCTGATCTACGCTGATGGCCTGCTGGAGAACCTGCACGCCGACCTCGGCAGTTTCTTCGAGGACCGCGAGTGGTACGCGGACCTGGGCATTCCGTACCGCCGCGGCTACCTGCTGCACGGGCCGCCCGGCAACGGCAAGAGCAGCCTGGTCTCGGCGCTGGCGGGGGCCTCCGGGCTGAACGTGTGTGTGCTGAACCTGGCCACGCCGGACCTGAGCGATGACCGCCTGACCGCCCTGCTGGGCGAACTGCCGCGCCGCGCCCTGCTGCTGCTGGAAGACATCGACGCCGTGTTTCTGGGCCGCGAACCGAGAACGCCCAGCGTGAAGCTGTCCTTCAACGGCCTGTTGAACGCCCTGGACGGGGTCGCGGCAGGCGAGGGGGGCCGGGTGACCTTCATGACCACCAACGATCTGGCAGGGCTGGACGCCGCCCTGATCCGCCCGGGCCGCGCGGACCGGCATGTGCTGATCGGCAACGCCACGCAGGCCCAGGTGGCCGGGATGCTGCGCCGGTTCTGGCCGCACTGGACGGTGACGGAAGCCGAGCAACTGGCCGCCCACGTGCCCGGGGGCGTGCTGAGCATGGCCCGCGTGCAGGAATACCTGCTGGAACGCCGCACCGATGAGGTGCGGGTGCGCCGGGACTGGGCCGAACTGGTGGGCGAGACCGATCCAACCGTCGCCGCGGGGTGCTGCCCAACCAGACTGCGCCTGCTGACAGGTTAG
- a CDS encoding Crp/Fnr family transcriptional regulator yields the protein MNYPSLVWHLKRTELFADLELAELEKVAATTPYRQYGPGEVVYRMDDPADALYFVKSGLVKISKLFPNGKEAILGVIGQHDTFGELLLQPEERRPTQAEALERTTLIVLPRSELQSLLNSKPDLAMKLIRLMAARLFEAQSWSATVSAYSAPERVASLLYRLAREFGRPHSQGVELNLKLNQEDIARMVGATRETVSHSLGKLKQDGAIVRARTPIIVRMEALKAYIEQGN from the coding sequence ATGAATTATCCGAGCCTGGTCTGGCACCTCAAACGCACCGAGCTGTTTGCCGACCTTGAACTTGCCGAGTTGGAGAAGGTGGCGGCCACGACGCCGTACCGGCAGTACGGGCCGGGCGAGGTGGTCTACCGCATGGACGATCCGGCCGACGCGCTGTACTTCGTCAAGAGCGGGCTGGTCAAGATCAGCAAGCTGTTTCCCAACGGCAAGGAGGCGATCCTGGGCGTGATCGGGCAGCACGACACCTTCGGCGAACTGCTGCTGCAACCCGAGGAACGCCGCCCCACCCAGGCCGAGGCGCTGGAGCGCACCACCCTGATCGTGCTGCCGCGCAGCGAGTTGCAGTCCCTGCTGAACAGCAAGCCCGATCTGGCGATGAAGCTGATTCGCCTGATGGCCGCCCGGCTGTTCGAGGCGCAGTCGTGGAGCGCCACCGTCAGCGCCTACAGCGCCCCTGAGCGCGTCGCCAGCCTGCTGTACCGTCTGGCCCGCGAATTCGGCCGGCCGCACAGCCAGGGCGTCGAGCTGAACCTGAAGTTGAACCAGGAAGACATCGCCCGGATGGTGGGGGCCACCCGCGAGACGGTCAGCCACTCGCTGGGCAAGCTCAAGCAGGACGGCGCCATCGTGCGCGCCCGCACCCCGATCATTGTCCGCATGGAGGCGCTCAAGGCGTACATCGAACAGGGCAACTGA